The following are encoded in a window of Prevotella melaninogenica genomic DNA:
- the queG gene encoding tRNA epoxyqueuosine(34) reductase QueG, which translates to MSSIDALCPNINKEDSIVVQSSTIKSLAHSMGFFACGIAKAAPVDEAVAQKYRKWLENGEEASMAYMTNYLEKRLDPRLLVPGVRSIVSLALNYAPAQQLPKGEYQIAAYALGLDYHDLMKQKMRELAIKITERWQLPKQEEGEEPSVRCFCDTAPVLERYWAQKAGLGWVGRNHQLIIPHAGSMFFLGEIFLPFDVDVYDEAISNRCGSCHRCIDACPTRAIIPDEDFHAERCLSYQLIENRGELSDEAKSHMGDTIYGCDRCQTACPWNRFATPNTEPALQPKPELLSMSKEKWHNLTVEDYQRLFKGSAVKRVKFEGLKRNITVKKK; encoded by the coding sequence ATGTCATCAATAGATGCTTTATGCCCTAACATAAATAAGGAAGATTCAATTGTCGTCCAATCATCAACAATAAAATCTTTAGCACACTCTATGGGATTCTTTGCTTGTGGCATAGCAAAGGCAGCACCTGTTGATGAAGCTGTAGCACAGAAATATCGTAAATGGCTGGAGAATGGTGAAGAGGCTTCAATGGCATATATGACAAATTACTTAGAGAAACGACTTGACCCACGACTTCTCGTTCCTGGTGTACGGAGTATCGTTTCACTTGCTCTCAACTATGCTCCAGCTCAACAGCTACCTAAAGGCGAGTATCAAATAGCAGCATATGCACTTGGTTTAGATTATCATGACCTAATGAAGCAAAAGATGAGGGAATTAGCGATAAAGATAACAGAACGGTGGCAACTCCCCAAACAAGAAGAAGGCGAAGAACCCTCAGTACGTTGCTTCTGTGATACTGCTCCTGTCCTTGAACGTTATTGGGCACAGAAGGCAGGACTTGGATGGGTAGGACGCAATCATCAGCTCATCATTCCTCATGCAGGTTCTATGTTCTTTTTGGGTGAGATTTTCTTACCTTTTGATGTTGATGTATACGATGAAGCGATATCAAACCGATGTGGAAGTTGCCATCGTTGTATTGATGCCTGCCCTACTCGCGCAATCATCCCTGATGAAGATTTCCATGCAGAACGATGTCTTTCATATCAACTGATTGAAAATCGTGGAGAACTATCTGACGAAGCAAAAAGCCATATGGGTGATACAATATATGGCTGTGATCGATGCCAAACAGCATGTCCTTGGAATCGCTTTGCTACACCTAATACAGAACCAGCTCTCCAACCGAAGCCTGAGCTTCTCAGTATGAGCAAAGAGAAGTGGCACAATCTAACAGTTGAAGATTATCAACGGTTATTTAAAGGATCTGCAGTTAAACGAGTTAAATTCGAGGGTCTGAAAAGAAATATAACCGTAAAGAAAAAATAA
- a CDS encoding cupin domain-containing protein, with translation MAKVEKGIVFTSNSVIDYAEGGVVSKELVHSNAGSVTLFSFDAGQGLSEHTAPFDAFIQVVDGKMELTVENIKHVISAGESFIIPSGAPHSVNAPERFKMIITMIRG, from the coding sequence ATGGCTAAAGTAGAAAAAGGAATTGTTTTCACTTCAAACAGTGTGATTGATTATGCAGAAGGTGGCGTAGTAAGTAAAGAATTGGTACACAGCAATGCTGGTAGTGTTACTTTGTTCAGTTTCGATGCTGGCCAAGGACTTTCAGAGCATACCGCACCATTCGATGCTTTCATTCAGGTTGTTGATGGAAAAATGGAATTGACCGTTGAAAACATAAAGCACGTGATTAGTGCTGGCGAAAGTTTCATCATTCCAAGTGGTGCACCTCACTCTGTGAATGCACCTGAGCGATTCAAGATGATTATAACAATGATTAGAGGGTAG
- the glyA gene encoding serine hydroxymethyltransferase, translating to MRRDQEIFDLIEMEHKRQLKGMELIASENFVSDEVMQAMGSYLTNKYAEGYPGKRYYGGCQVVDQVETLAIERVKQLFGAEYANVQPHSGAQANQAVLLAVLKPGDTFMGLDLDQGGHLSHGSEVNTSGILYNHVGYTLNRETGRVDYDEMERLAREHKPKLIIGGGSAYSREWDYKQMRKIADEVGALLMVDMAHPAGLIAAGLLDNPVKYAHIVTTTTHKTLRGPRGGIILMGKDFDNPWGLTTKKGDLKPMSMLFNSAVFPGNQGGPLEHIIAAKAVGFGENLLPSWKEYATQVKKNASVLAQALVEKGFSIVSGGTDNHSMLLDLRQKYPDLTGKVAENALVAADITANKNKVPYDERSAFQTSGLRLGTAAMTTRGCKEDMMLLCADLIDEVLSDPENEQVIKRVREKVNVTMKDYPLFAY from the coding sequence ATGAGAAGAGACCAAGAAATTTTTGACCTTATTGAGATGGAACACAAACGCCAGCTCAAAGGTATGGAGCTGATTGCATCAGAGAATTTCGTCAGTGACGAAGTTATGCAAGCCATGGGATCTTACCTAACAAACAAGTATGCTGAAGGTTATCCAGGCAAACGCTATTATGGTGGTTGTCAAGTGGTTGACCAAGTTGAAACACTTGCCATTGAGCGCGTAAAGCAACTCTTTGGTGCTGAATATGCCAATGTGCAGCCTCACTCTGGTGCGCAGGCTAACCAGGCTGTGTTGCTTGCCGTGCTGAAACCAGGCGACACATTCATGGGACTTGATCTTGACCAAGGCGGTCATCTATCTCATGGTAGTGAGGTGAATACATCTGGTATCCTCTATAACCATGTTGGCTATACATTGAACCGTGAGACTGGTCGTGTTGACTATGACGAGATGGAGCGTCTCGCACGTGAGCACAAGCCAAAGCTTATCATCGGTGGTGGTTCTGCTTACAGCCGTGAGTGGGATTATAAGCAGATGCGCAAGATTGCTGATGAGGTAGGTGCATTATTAATGGTTGACATGGCTCATCCTGCTGGTCTTATTGCTGCAGGTCTGCTCGATAACCCTGTAAAATATGCTCATATTGTTACCACAACAACTCACAAGACACTCCGTGGTCCTCGTGGCGGTATTATCCTTATGGGTAAGGACTTCGATAATCCTTGGGGTTTAACAACCAAGAAGGGTGATTTGAAGCCTATGTCTATGCTCTTTAATTCTGCTGTATTCCCTGGTAACCAGGGTGGTCCATTGGAACATATTATTGCAGCTAAGGCTGTTGGCTTTGGTGAGAACCTCCTACCAAGCTGGAAGGAATATGCAACACAGGTGAAGAAGAATGCTTCTGTTCTTGCTCAAGCACTTGTTGAGAAAGGCTTCAGCATTGTTAGCGGTGGCACAGACAACCATTCTATGCTGCTCGACCTACGTCAGAAGTATCCAGACCTTACTGGTAAGGTTGCTGAGAATGCACTTGTTGCTGCTGACATAACAGCTAATAAGAATAAGGTGCCATACGATGAGCGTTCTGCGTTCCAGACCAGCGGTTTGCGACTTGGAACAGCTGCTATGACAACACGTGGCTGTAAGGAAGATATGATGTTACTCTGTGCTGACCTTATTGATGAGGTATTGTCAGACCCAGAGAACGAGCAGGTTATCAAGCGTGTACGTGAGAAAGTGAATGTGACGATGAAGGACTATCCTCTCTTCGCTTACTAA
- a CDS encoding M64 family metallopeptidase translates to MKKNITLLFLVVTLTAAAQDFNHYFEDATLRLDYIFSGNAKHQAIAVDELSRIPRWYGKHERLAEVPVEGNGQVIVRDHRTQKVIYRNSFSTLFQEWLTYDEAKKPSGKAFENVFLVPFPKDSVDITVELRNNRREVTVSMSHTVNPKDILIRHIGERSVTPYETLQKAADTTRCIHIAYVAEGYTEAEMANFIEDCRTANEALFAHEPFKSLRQRFNVVAVKSPSMESGTSEPSKGIWKNTALHSHFDTFYSDRYLTTLHLKDLHDWLAGTPYEHIIVLVNTEKYGGGGILNSYNLSMVRNPYFKPVVVHEFGHSFAGLGDEYAYEKEQINMYPTDVEPWEPNLTTLVDFHGKWENLINKKTPVPTPQPADLDKPNARYDKWKVGVYEPAGYSQHGVYRAYPDCRMRTNMHPEFCPACNLGLTKLIKFYTGE, encoded by the coding sequence ATGAAAAAAAATATCACGCTCTTGTTCTTGGTTGTCACACTAACTGCCGCAGCACAGGATTTTAATCATTACTTTGAGGATGCAACGCTTCGTCTTGATTACATTTTTTCAGGTAATGCTAAGCATCAGGCCATTGCTGTAGACGAGTTGTCACGCATACCACGATGGTATGGTAAGCATGAACGATTGGCTGAGGTGCCTGTCGAGGGAAATGGTCAAGTTATTGTTCGTGACCATCGTACACAAAAGGTTATTTATCGAAATTCATTCTCAACACTTTTTCAGGAATGGTTGACGTATGATGAGGCAAAGAAACCTTCTGGTAAAGCATTTGAAAATGTCTTTCTCGTTCCTTTCCCAAAGGATTCTGTAGATATAACAGTAGAACTAAGGAACAACCGTCGTGAGGTAACAGTATCTATGAGTCATACTGTTAATCCAAAGGATATTCTCATTCGTCACATTGGTGAACGTTCTGTAACACCTTACGAAACATTGCAAAAGGCTGCAGACACGACACGTTGTATTCACATTGCTTATGTTGCAGAGGGATATACAGAGGCGGAGATGGCAAACTTTATAGAAGATTGTCGCACTGCTAATGAAGCTCTTTTTGCGCATGAGCCATTTAAGTCACTGCGTCAACGCTTTAATGTTGTAGCTGTTAAGTCACCATCTATGGAGAGTGGTACGTCTGAACCATCAAAGGGTATTTGGAAAAACACGGCACTTCACTCACATTTTGATACATTCTACAGTGACCGTTATCTGACAACATTGCATCTAAAGGATTTACATGACTGGTTGGCTGGTACACCTTATGAGCATATCATCGTACTTGTAAATACAGAGAAGTATGGCGGCGGTGGTATTCTGAACTCTTATAACCTTTCAATGGTGCGTAATCCTTATTTCAAGCCTGTTGTTGTACATGAATTTGGACATTCCTTTGCTGGTCTGGGTGATGAATATGCATACGAAAAGGAGCAGATTAATATGTATCCAACTGATGTAGAACCTTGGGAGCCAAACCTTACAACTTTAGTTGACTTCCATGGAAAATGGGAGAATCTTATTAACAAGAAGACACCAGTTCCAACTCCTCAGCCAGCTGATCTTGATAAACCTAATGCACGTTATGATAAGTGGAAGGTGGGTGTTTATGAACCTGCAGGCTATTCTCAGCATGGTGTTTATCGCGCATATCCAGACTGCCGTATGCGTACAAATATGCACCCTGAATTCTGTCCTGCTTGCAATTTAGGACTTACAAAACTTATTAAGTTCTATACGGGAGAGTAG